One region of Gossypium raimondii isolate GPD5lz chromosome 6, ASM2569854v1, whole genome shotgun sequence genomic DNA includes:
- the LOC105774449 gene encoding uncharacterized protein LOC105774449, with protein sequence MPRRSSGGRSAPRPAARAPSSNVPSKPASSAPPPAPVQRGNGLGAAIVDGIGWGAGTAMAHRAVDAVLGPRVIKHEAVASSEPAAAASAPAPNTNSMNMDACGVQSKALSDCLTNFGSDISKCQFYMDMLQECRKSSGALGA encoded by the exons ATGCCTCGCCGAAGCTCTGGAG GAAGGTCAGCCCCAAGGCCTGCTGCTCGTGCGCCATCGAGCAACGTTCCTTCGAAACCCG CTAGTTCTGCCCCTCCTCCAGCACCTGTGCAAAGAGGAAATGGACTTGGTGCTGCCATTGTAGATG GTATTGGATGGGGTGCCGGAACTGCTATGGCTCACAGGGCTGTTGATGCCGTCCTTGGCCCTCGTGTCATCAAACACGAGGCTGTTGCTTCATCAGAACCAGCTGCGGCTGCTTCTGCTCCCGCACCAAACACAAATAGCATGAACATGGATGCATGTGGTGTTCAATCCAAAGCACTGAGTGAT TGTCTGACCAACTTCGGAAGTGATATCAGCAAATGCCAATTCTATATGGATATGCTGCAAGAATGCCGCAAGAGCTCCGGTGCGTTGGGCGCTTAA